In a genomic window of uncultured Flavobacterium sp.:
- a CDS encoding histidine phosphatase family protein, whose protein sequence is MKNLILIRHAKSSWEAPLKDFDRPLMKKGILDAHDVSANISKFLPKTYIIWSSTAARATETALIFAQNISYPIESIVYKDDLYTFDERQLEKVIKSCDNSFDSVILFGHNEAITNFVNKFGDVFIENVPTSGFVSLRFDSESWDTINKGKTHKTIFPKDLK, encoded by the coding sequence ATGAAAAATTTAATTTTAATACGGCATGCAAAATCCAGCTGGGAAGCTCCTTTAAAAGATTTTGACAGACCTTTAATGAAAAAAGGTATTTTAGATGCACATGATGTATCAGCAAATATTTCAAAATTTCTGCCAAAGACCTATATTATATGGAGTAGTACTGCCGCTCGTGCCACGGAAACAGCTCTTATTTTTGCTCAAAATATTTCATACCCTATTGAAAGTATCGTTTATAAAGACGACCTTTATACCTTTGATGAGAGACAACTCGAGAAAGTTATCAAATCATGTGATAATAGTTTCGATAGCGTTATTCTTTTTGGACATAACGAGGCTATTACAAATTTTGTTAATAAATTTGGGGATGTTTTTATCGAAAATGTTCCTACGTCCGGTTTCGTATCGCTAAGATTTGATTCAGAAAGTTGGGACACTATTAATAAAGGCAAAACCCATAAAACAATTTTCCCCAAAGATTTAAAATAA